The sequence ACCAACAGACTTCGGAAGTGGTCGGATTCGACATCGTCGAGACACTCGACTTCCCACGCGGTCATCGTGTCCGCGATGTCGCAGACGTCGACGGTCTCGCCGTCCGCCTGATGGAGGTAGTACAACACGTCGCGCCGACGCCGATTCGACAGTGCGTCGAACGCTTCGTCCAATCGCGCGCGGTCGACGACCGTCGACGGTGCGTGCGTCGGGTGGTCGCTTCGACGTCCCAGCGTATGATCGTTTGACATGGTAAGGTGAGCACCCGGGAGTTCCCAGCGCGCATAGAAACCGACCCTACATTTCCCAAACTGTGGCGCTTTCACAGCCATGGTTTTATATAAAGGTCCGGCGAGCGCTCGGTACCACCCCGCCGGGTCGAACGCGGACTCGTAGGCTTTATCTGTCCGCTCGGGATAGATGGCAGCACTATGGCCGACAACAAGGCACGACAGACCGGTAGCTCGGGGCGCTTCGGCGCACGCTACGGTCGAGTCGCGCGCAAGCGGGTCTCCGACATCGAATCCGAGATGCGAAACGCCACCGTCGACGGCGACGACGTCAAGCGCCTCGGCACGGGCATCTGGGTCAACAAAGAGACGGGCGAGAAGTTCACCGGCGGCGCGTACCGCCCGGAGACGCCCGGCGGACGCTCGGTCCGACGCTCCATCCGCGCGGCGCTCGACGAAGACGAGTAAC is a genomic window of Haloprofundus halophilus containing:
- a CDS encoding 50S ribosomal protein L37ae encodes the protein MADNKARQTGSSGRFGARYGRVARKRVSDIESEMRNATVDGDDVKRLGTGIWVNKETGEKFTGGAYRPETPGGRSVRRSIRAALDEDE
- a CDS encoding DUF7344 domain-containing protein — translated: MSNDHTLGRRSDHPTHAPSTVVDRARLDEAFDALSNRRRRDVLYYLHQADGETVDVCDIADTMTAWEVECLDDVESDHFRSLLVSLRHIHLPKLDDVGAVTYDRDRDTVEQSDSSVIHDWVDLAAVEELT